The genomic region CGCCCGAGCGGGTCGGCCACATCATGAGCCGCCAGGTGCGGGTGGCCCAGGTGGACCGCCATCTGGCCGAGCTGATTCCCATGTTCGGCAGCACCGGCCACCACCACATTCCCATCGTGGCCCAGGGCCGCCGGCTGGTCGGCATGATCACCCAGTCCGACGTGGTGGCCGCGCTCAGCCGCTCCATGCCGCCAGCAGGCCCAGCGGATGGTGGGCCCGTGCCACCGTGAGCATGAAGCCGAACACCGCCAGGGCCGCGGCATAGGCCAGGCGCCGCCGGCTCGCCGTGCTGCCTCGCTTCAGCGCCACGCTGCCCAGCGCGATGTAGACGAGCAGCAGCAACAGCTTGACGCCCAGCCAGGGCGCATTGCCCAGCGGATTGAGCTGCAGCTGCATCCAAAGCGTCGCGCCGGCCAGCAGCAAGGCGCTGTCGATCAGCACGCTGGCTCGCCGCGCCAGTTCCTGCATCGGCCAGGCCGCACCCGTCAGCACGCCGAGTCCGCGCGCAGCGAAAAGGCTGCCGCTGGTCGCGACCAGGGCCAGGTGGACCAGCTTGATCGTCGGGTAATGCTCGATCATCGCCAGCGGGATCAGCCGGCGCTGGCGGCCGGCGCCAGCCCGCGCTCGCTGCCCCAGACCGCCGCCTGCACCCGCGAGCTCAGACCCAGCTTGCGCAGGATGTGCTGCACATGGATCTTGACCGTGCTCTCCGCGATGCCGAGCTGCCGGGCGATCTCCTTGTTGCTGGCGCCCTGGGTCAGCTCGCGCAGGATCTCGAGCTCGCGCGGCGACAGCGGCGGCTCCTCGTCCACCGGCGCCACCGCCCGGGCCGGGGCCGAGGAGCCGCCGCGCAGGACGTTCAAGAGCTTGTGGCTCATCTCGGCAGCCACCACGGATTCGCCACGCATGGTGCGGATCAGGGCCGCGGCCAGCTCGTCACCCTCGGCGGTCTTGAGCAGGTAGCCCTGGGCGCCGTTGCGCAGCGCCTCGGCCAGGTCCTGCTCGTCCTCGCTGACCGTCAGCATCAGCACACGGACCTCGGGCAGTTCGGCACGCAGGCTGGGCAGCAGGGCCAGGCCGGTGACGCCGGGCATGTGGTTGTCCAGCAGGATCAGGTCGGGACGCAGCTCCCGGGCCCGGCGCAGCGCATCGGCGGCATCGGCCGCCTCGCCCACGACCTCGATGCCGGCCTCCTGGCGCAGGAGCGCGATCAGGCCGCGGCGGAACAGCGTGTGGTCGTCGACCACCAGGACGCGTATCTTGGATGTCATGCAGCCAGCTCCTCTCTCGGGTCGCCCGCCTCGGCGCTCAGCCGGGCCTGGGGCGGCAGCAACAGGCTCACTCGGGTGCCTCCTTCGGGTGGCGTCTCGATGCTCAGGCTGGCACCGATGCGGTCCGCCCGCTCCCGCATGATCTGCAGGCCCACGTGCGTGGTGGCGGCCTCGGCCTCGGACAGCGCAAAGCCGCGGCCGTTGTCCTGCACCTCGAACAGCCAGCGGGGCGAGGACTCGACCCGCAGCCGCACATGGTCGGCCTCGGCATGCTTGCGCACATTGGACAGTGCCTCCTGCACGATGTGCAGCACCTGCACCTGCTGGTCCGGCGGCAGCGGCAGGCCGGCCTCGCCCATGCTCAGCTGGGTCGACAGGCCGCTCTGGCGCTCGAACTTGGCCAGCGTGGTGCGCAGCGCATGCTCGATGTCCTCGTGACCCGGCCGGGTGCGGAAATGCACCAGCAGCTCGCGCACGTTGGCATAGCACTCGCGCACGCCGGTATCGATCTCTTCGAGGCTGGCCTGCACCTCCTGCTCGCTGCCGCGGATCATTGCGCCGCGCAGCAGCTGGACCTGGATCTTCAGGAAGGCCAGCACCTGGGCGATCGAATCATGCAGCTCCTGGGCCAGCAGGTTGCGCTCTTCCGACACCGCCATCTCGCGATCACGCGCCGCCAGCCGGATGTTGTCGACCTGGACCGCGAACTGGCCGACCAGCGCATCCAGCAACTGCCTCTCGTCCTCGCCCAGGCCATGGGCGCCATAGTGGAACAGCTCGACCTCGCCGATCAGCCGCGCGCCGGCGCGCATGGTGATCGAGATCACGGTCTGGTAGCCGGCCGCCTCGCAATGGCCGAGCCGCGGCTGGCCGGCGGCCTGGATGGGAATCACGCGCGGGCCGTCTGCCGGGGCGGTGAAACCGCAGGCGCAATCGCCCTGGCGCAGGCAACGCTCGGCATCGATCATGGCCTGGGGCAGGCAGTGCTGACCCAGCAGCAGCCAGCGCTCGCCCTCCTGGGCGGCAATGCGGACCGCGCTGGCATCGGCCCGGGCGATGCGGGCCAGCTTGACCGCGAAGCTCTGGGCCAGTGATTCCAGGCTGGCGTCGGGCTGGTTGCCCATCTGGGCCACGTCGTACAGCGCCTGCAGGCGTTCGTTCTGGCGGGCCAGGTGGGCGGTCTTGTCCTTGACCTTGCCTTCCAGGCCCTCATAGGCCTGCTGCAGCGCCTGTGCCATCTGGTTGAAGCCCGAGGCCAGGCGACCGAACTCCTCGACCGAGGCGCCTTCATCCACCCGCGCGCCGAACTGGCCGGCGGCCATGCGCTGCAGGCCGTCGCGCAGCCGCTGCAGGGGCTGGATGATCCAGACATAGGTGCCGGAGACGAAGATCACCGAGGCTGCGACGACCAGCACCACCAGACCGAAGCAGAGCCCGCCCAGGACGGCGGTGCGCGCGGCAATGGTGTGCTCGATGGCGCCGACCAGTCCGTCGATGCTCGCCACGAAACCGTCGGCCTGGCGGCGCAGCTCGGACGACGGCGTGGACAGCTCCAGGGCTCCGCGCAGCCGCGGCCATTGCCGCTCGACCTCGGCCAGTCGCTCGCGGCATTCGTCGGTGTCCGGCACGAACAGCGGCCGCTCCGGGTCGCCGCTGCGCAGGCGCTGCACCATCAGGCCGAAGTCGCGCATGTCGCGCTCCAGGGCAGGCCAGTCGCCGGCGCCGTGGGCCAGCGTCATGCGGTAGCTCAGCATGCGCATGCGGCCAGCCTCGTTGATGGCGCCGGCCCCGCCTTCGAGCTGCCAGGAGACCCACAGCGTGAAGGCGATCGAGGCCAGGGCGACGATCAGGAAGCTGGTCTGTATCAGGGCCAGCTTGCCGACCAGGCTGCGGGTGCGGTGGAACATGATGGCTCGCACCTTAGCGAGCCCGCGCCTCTCAGGCCTTGACGGCCATCAACTCCGCCATCGCCTCGCGCGGGATCAACGCGCCGCGATGCTGGATCACGCGGGCCGCCAGCCGGTTGGCAAAGGCAGCGGCCTCGACCGCCGGGGCCCCGGCAAGTCGGCGCGACAGATAACCGGCGGCAAAGGAATCGCCGGCCGCCGTCGTGTCCACCACGCGCTCGACCCGCTCGGTGGCCACCTCGGTCCAGTCCTGGCCCGGCGCGCGCAACAGCGTCGGCTGGGCGCCGCGCTTGATCACCAGTTCGGGCGCCGGCAACTGCTTGGCCAGGGCCACGGCTTCGTCCACCCTGGGCAGGCCCAGCAGGGCCTGGTGGTCGTCGGCCGTCAGCAGGGCCAGGGTGGCCAGTTCGAAGGCGCGGGCAAAGCATTCGCGCGCCACCGCGATGTCCGGCCAGAGCCGCGGCCGGTAGTTGTTGTCGAACACGACCTGGGCACCGCGCTGGCGCAGCCGCTGCATCAGCGCGAACACCCGCTCGCGACCGGCCGGCGGCAGGATGGCCAGGCTGATGCCGCTGAGGTACAGGCAATCCCATTCGGCCTCGCGCTCTTCCAGCGGCGTGGCCGCGGTCTCGAAATAGGCCTTGGCCGCGCTGGTGTCGCGCCAGTAGCTGAAGCTGCGCTCGCCGCGCTCGTCCACCTCGATTAGGTAGAGCCCCGGCATGCGGCCGGCGATGCGGCGCACCAGGCTGCAGTCCAGGTTCTCGGTCTGCCAGCGCTGGATCAGGCCGGTGGACAGGCTGTCCTCGCCCAGGCCGGTGGCATAGCAGACCTCCAGGCCGCTGCCGCAGCGCGACAGGTAGACGGCGGTGTTCAGGGTGTCGCCGCCGAAGGTCTGGTTCATGGCGCCGAAGGCCTGGCCCTGCAGCTCCAGCATGCATTCGCCCAGCAAGGCCACTTTCTTCGTCGCGCTCATCGCAAGTCCATTTTTTGAAACAACGTTTCAATGATGCCATAGGCCAGATTCCGGCCCACCCGGGCACACCCTGACCCGACAATGCCGCCATGCCCGGAGTCCTGCATGTCGACACCCTGCTGACGGTCTACCTGATGGTGGCCGTGCTGATGCTGGGTGTTCTGGTTGGCGGCGCCTGGCAGGCGCGCGGGCGCTACGGCCTGTGGTTCTGGACCGGCGCCTTCGCCGCCGTGGTGCTGGCCCAGTCGGCCCGCGACTGGGCGGTGCTGGAGGGCGGCCCTGCCCCGCTGCTGACCCTGGGCCACATAGGCGGTGTGGTGTCGGCCGGCCTGGTCGCGCTGGGCGTGCGCGCCTTCCTCGGCCTGCGGCTGCACTGGCTGGCCCTGCTGCTGGCCATGCTGGTGATGGCCTTGCTGTCCATCGTCGTTGTCAGCCTGGGGCAGCCGCTGGGAGTCTCGCTGAGCCTGTCGCTGTTCGGCGCCGGGCTGCTGCGCGCCGTGGCCCTGTGGCCGCTGGTCCGGGCCCTGCGCCAGGAGTTCAGCTTTCCGCTGTCGCTGATGGCCACCGACCAGGCCTTGTCCATGCTCGCCCACTGGCTGCGCGGCTGGATGGTGATGCCCGGTCCGGCCACGCCGGCCGCCCAGACCGAGCAGGCCAATGCGCTGTGGCTGCTGGCCTTCATCGCCCTGCTGCTGACCCAGGGCTTTGCCCTGCTGCTGCTGGTCAATCAGCGGCTGACCCACAAGATCCTGGCCCTGGTCGAGATCGACCCGCTGACCGGCCTCCTGAACCGCCGCGGCCTGGACGACCGTATGCTGCGCCTGCACCAGCGCGCCGCCACCTCGCAGCGGCCGCTGCAGCTGGCCGCCGCCATGCTGGACCTGGACCATTTCAAGCTGATCAACGACCGCCATGGCCATGCGGTCGGCGACCAGGTGCTGGTCGAGCTGGGCCATCGCCTGCAGCAGCAGGTGCGGGCCAGCGACCTGGCGGTGCGCCTGGGCGGCGAGGAGTTCGTCGTGCTCTGGTTCGACGTGGGCGCCGATTCCGCCACCAGCATGGCCGAGCGGCTGCGCCAGTCTGTCGAGCAGGTCGCCTTCGCCACCGATGCCGGCCCGCTGCATGTGGGCGTCAGCATTGGCGTGGCCAGCCAGGGCGCGGCCGGCGAGCCGCTGGAGGCCCTGCTGAAACGCGCCGATGCGGCGCTCTACGAGGCCAAGCGCATGGGCCGCCACCGAGTCGTCAACGCCGGATGAAATGAGCACGATCAAGACCACCGCCCTCTTCACCCTGTCCAACGCCCAGATCGCCATCGAGGCCGTGGCGACCATCGCCTTTGCGCTGTCCGGCCTGCTGGAGGCCGCGCGCAAGCGGCTGGATGCCGTGGGAATCTGCGTGGTGGCAGGTCTTGCCGCCTTCGGTGGCGGCACCTTGCGCGACGTGCTGCTGGACCGGCGGCCCTTCTTCTGGGTCGAGCATGCGGTCTGGCTGTGGCTGCTGCTGGGCCTGTGCGTCGCCGCCATGCTGTTCCTGCGGGCCCGACATTTCGCGGTCACCGAACGCGCCATGCAGTGGCCCGACGCCCTGGGCCTGGGCCTGTTCACCGCCGGCGGCACGCAGATCGCGCTGAATCTGCAGCAGCCGGCCATAGTCGCTGTGCTGATGGGCATGGTCACGGCCGTGTTCGGCGGCGTGCTGCGCGACATCGTCTGCAACGAGATTCCCAGCGCCTTCCGCGACCACCGGCCCTATGCGATCTGCTCCTTCGCCGGCGCCTGGGTGCTGGTCGCCACCACCCAGCTGGGGCTTTCGCAGGAGCTCGGCCTGCTGCTCGCCGCCGGCACGGCCACGCTGCTGCGCGCCGCGGCCCTGTGGACCGGCTACACCTTGCCGAGCTGGCAGAGCGGCCACGAGGAGCCGCGCTGAATGCGCCGCGCCTGGCAGGCCCTGTTCGTCGCGCTCGTTCTCATCGTCGCCTGGCTGGCGCTGACGCCGGTGCCGCCGCGCGAGCTGAGTACCGGATGGGACAAGGCCAACCACTTGCTCGCCTTCGGCAGCCTGATGCTCGTAGGCCGGCTGGCCTGGCCGAGGCGCTGGTGGCCGATGGCGCTAGGACTGGTGGCCTATGGCGGTGCGATCGAGCTGCTGCAGCTGCTGGTGCCGGGCCGCGAGTCGGAATGGGCCGACCTGCTGGCCGACAGCCTGGGCATCGCCCTGGGCGAGCTGCTGTCGCCGCTCGCCTTGCGCCTGTTCAAAGCCACTTGAGCACGTAGAGGCTCAGCGCCGGGAAGAACAGCAGCGCAACGATGCGCAGGAAGTCCGAGACCAGGAAGGGCATCACGCCCTTGTAGGTCTCGTTCATGGGCACGTCGCGCGCCATGCCGTTGACCACATAGACATTGAGCCCCACTGGCGGCGCCAGCATGCCAACACCGACGGTCATCAAGACCAGCACGCCGAACCAGATCGCCTTGGGCTCGGCCGCCAGGCCCCAGAGGTCCAGTTGCATGATGGTGGGGAACAGCACGGGGATGGTCAGCAGCATCATCGAGAGCTCGTCCATCACGCAGCCCAGCAGCACATAGAAGGCCAGGATCAGGGCCACGATGGTCAGCGGCGCGACCTGCAGATGGCCCACCCACTCGGCCAGCCGGGCCGGCATCTGGGTCAGTGCCAGGGCCGAGTTCATCATGTCGGCGCCCAGGAAGATCATGAACACCATGGCCGAGGTCTCGGCCGTGCCCAGGAAGCTGCGCTTGAGGCCCTCCCAGCGCAACTCGCCGCTCAAGGCGCCGCTGGCGAAAGTGCAGATGGCGCCGACCGCCGCGCCTTCGGTCGGCGAGAACAGGCCGCCATAGATGCCGCCGAACACCAGCACGAAGATCGCCACCAGCGGCCACACGCCCCACAGAGCCTTCCAGCGCGCCGGCCAGGCCTGGCGCTCGCTCGGTTGCGCCAGCTCGGGCCGCAGCCGGCAGTAGATTGCGATCACGGCCAGGTAGCCGGCGGTGGCGATCAGGCCGGGCACGAAGGCGGCGGCGAACAGCTTGGCGATGTTCTGCTCGGTCAGGATGGCGTAGACCACCAAGGGCACCGAGGGCGGGATCAGGATGCCCAGCGTGCCGCCGGTGGCCAGCACCGCGGTGGAAAGCCGGCCGTGGTAGCCGCCCTTCTTCATCTCGCCGTAGGCCACTTGCGTGATGGTGGCGCAGGTGGCGACCGAGGAACCGCAGACCGCGCCGAAGGCGGCCGAGGCCAGGATGGCCGCCATCGCCAGGCCACCGCGCCGGTGGCCGACGAAGGCCGCCGCGGCGCGGAACAGCGCCCGGCTCAGGCCGCCCTGGGTGGCGAACTGGCCCATCAGCAGGAACAGCGGAATCACCGACAGGTCGTAGACCGAAAGCCGCGCCACGGCCGAGCCCTTGAGCAGGTTCAAGAGGGCCAGATCGCTGGTCATCAGCCAGTAGCCGGCCGCGCCCGGAATGAACATGGCCGCGGCGATGGGCACGCGCAGCGCCATCAGCGCCAGCATGGCCACGAAGATCCAGAGTCCCACGCTGCCGCCGCTCATCGAGCCTCCATACGGCCGGCCGCCTGGACCAATGCGATCACGGCCGTCAGTGCCAGGCCCGGCGACAGCGTCGCATAGCTGAGCCACATCGGCAGAGCCAGGATCATCGTGATCTCGCCGGCCTCGCGCACCGCTTGCGCACCGACCGCCGAACGCCAGGCCAGCAGGCCGACCATCACCGCCAGCAGCAGCGAGCCGACGGCATCGAGCACGCGGTTCACCCGAGGCGGCGCCTTCTGGGTGAAGAAGTCCACGATGATGTTGGCCCGCTGCAGCTGGCACCAGGGCAGGCATAGCGCGATGCACAGCGCGATGCCGAACTGGCTCAGCTCCACGTCACCAGGAATCGGCCGCGACCACAGCGCCCGGCCGACGATGCTCAGCACGGTCAGCAAGGCCACGGCGCAGCCGGCCAGGCAACCGGCCAGCGCGCTCCACAGCGCCAGGCGCCGCAGCCAGATCACTTCTTGTACTTGGCCAGCAGGGCCTGGGCGTCCTGCAGCATCTGCTTGCCGGGCAGGCCGCGCTTGTCCATGTCAGCCACCCAGTCGTCATACAGCGGATGGCTGGCCTTGATCCACTGGTCCACCTCGGCCGCCGGCACGGTGTAGAACACGTTGCCGCGGTCCATGGCCGGCTTGCGGCCCACGGCCTGGCTCTCGTCCCAGATGCGGCCCGCATGCTGCGACAGCTGGGCGCCGGAGTTGCGGTCTATCACGGCCTTCAGCTCGGGGCTCAGGCTGTCGTATTTCGCCTGGTTCATGGCCAGGATGAAGACCGCGCTGTACAGCGCCGGCCGCGAGGGATCGGTCTCGGTGTGGTACTTGACCATCTCGTGCAGCTTGACCGAAGGGATGACCTCCCAGGGCAGGGCGAAACCGTCGATGGTGCCCTTGCTGACCGCATCGGCCACGCCCGGCAGCGGCATGCTCACCGGCGTCGCGCCCAGCGAGGCCAGCAGCTTGTTGGTCTGGCGGGTCGGCGCACGCAGCTTCATGCCCTTGAGGTCGGCCATGCTCTTGATCTGCTTCTCGCGGCTGTGCAGATAGCCCTCGTCATGGGTGCTGAACATCAGCGGCTTGAGGCCGGTGAATTCCTTGCTGGCGTACTTGCCGTAGTAGTCCCAGGCCGCGCGCGCCGCCGCCTCGGCCGAGTTGGTCATGAAGGGCAGCTCGAACACCTCCATGATGGGGAAGCGGCCGGCCGTGTAGCCCGGCAACGTGAAAACGATGTCGACCACGCCGTCCTTGGCCTGGTCGATCAGCTGAGGGGGCGAACCGCCCAGCTGCATGGCCGGGAAGATCTGGCACTTGAGCTTGTTGGCCGAGTCGGCGGCGATCTTGTCGCACCAGGGCTGCAGGATCCTGGTCGGCGGCATGGCGCCCGGCGGCCAGAAATGGTGGACCTTGAGCGTCACCTCCTGGGCCAGGCCCAGCGAGCTGGCGATACCCAGGACCAGGCCGAACAGCGATTGCTTGGCAGTCATCAGTCTCATGCTCAGTCTCCTTCTAGCTTGCAGGCCACCCGAGCAAGGATGGTAGGTGCGGACCCGCAGCCCGGCACTGGCGTTTGC from Pelomonas sp. SE-A7 harbors:
- a CDS encoding SirB2 family protein; amino-acid sequence: MIEHYPTIKLVHLALVATSGSLFAARGLGVLTGAAWPMQELARRASVLIDSALLLAGATLWMQLQLNPLGNAPWLGVKLLLLLVYIALGSVALKRGSTASRRRLAYAAALAVFGFMLTVARAHHPLGLLAAWSG
- a CDS encoding response regulator transcription factor — its product is MTSKIRVLVVDDHTLFRRGLIALLRQEAGIEVVGEAADAADALRRARELRPDLILLDNHMPGVTGLALLPSLRAELPEVRVLMLTVSEDEQDLAEALRNGAQGYLLKTAEGDELAAALIRTMRGESVVAAEMSHKLLNVLRGGSSAPARAVAPVDEEPPLSPRELEILRELTQGASNKEIARQLGIAESTVKIHVQHILRKLGLSSRVQAAVWGSERGLAPAASAG
- a CDS encoding type IV pili methyl-accepting chemotaxis transducer N-terminal domain-containing protein, whose product is MFHRTRSLVGKLALIQTSFLIVALASIAFTLWVSWQLEGGAGAINEAGRMRMLSYRMTLAHGAGDWPALERDMRDFGLMVQRLRSGDPERPLFVPDTDECRERLAEVERQWPRLRGALELSTPSSELRRQADGFVASIDGLVGAIEHTIAARTAVLGGLCFGLVVLVVAASVIFVSGTYVWIIQPLQRLRDGLQRMAAGQFGARVDEGASVEEFGRLASGFNQMAQALQQAYEGLEGKVKDKTAHLARQNERLQALYDVAQMGNQPDASLESLAQSFAVKLARIARADASAVRIAAQEGERWLLLGQHCLPQAMIDAERCLRQGDCACGFTAPADGPRVIPIQAAGQPRLGHCEAAGYQTVISITMRAGARLIGEVELFHYGAHGLGEDERQLLDALVGQFAVQVDNIRLAARDREMAVSEERNLLAQELHDSIAQVLAFLKIQVQLLRGAMIRGSEQEVQASLEEIDTGVRECYANVRELLVHFRTRPGHEDIEHALRTTLAKFERQSGLSTQLSMGEAGLPLPPDQQVQVLHIVQEALSNVRKHAEADHVRLRVESSPRWLFEVQDNGRGFALSEAEAATTHVGLQIMRERADRIGASLSIETPPEGGTRVSLLLPPQARLSAEAGDPREELAA
- a CDS encoding sugar kinase — translated: MSATKKVALLGECMLELQGQAFGAMNQTFGGDTLNTAVYLSRCGSGLEVCYATGLGEDSLSTGLIQRWQTENLDCSLVRRIAGRMPGLYLIEVDERGERSFSYWRDTSAAKAYFETAATPLEEREAEWDCLYLSGISLAILPPAGRERVFALMQRLRQRGAQVVFDNNYRPRLWPDIAVARECFARAFELATLALLTADDHQALLGLPRVDEAVALAKQLPAPELVIKRGAQPTLLRAPGQDWTEVATERVERVVDTTAAGDSFAAGYLSRRLAGAPAVEAAAFANRLAARVIQHRGALIPREAMAELMAVKA
- a CDS encoding GGDEF domain-containing protein; this encodes MPGVLHVDTLLTVYLMVAVLMLGVLVGGAWQARGRYGLWFWTGAFAAVVLAQSARDWAVLEGGPAPLLTLGHIGGVVSAGLVALGVRAFLGLRLHWLALLLAMLVMALLSIVVVSLGQPLGVSLSLSLFGAGLLRAVALWPLVRALRQEFSFPLSLMATDQALSMLAHWLRGWMVMPGPATPAAQTEQANALWLLAFIALLLTQGFALLLLVNQRLTHKILALVEIDPLTGLLNRRGLDDRMLRLHQRAATSQRPLQLAAAMLDLDHFKLINDRHGHAVGDQVLVELGHRLQQQVRASDLAVRLGGEEFVVLWFDVGADSATSMAERLRQSVEQVAFATDAGPLHVGVSIGVASQGAAGEPLEALLKRADAALYEAKRMGRHRVVNAG
- a CDS encoding trimeric intracellular cation channel family protein; protein product: MSTIKTTALFTLSNAQIAIEAVATIAFALSGLLEAARKRLDAVGICVVAGLAAFGGGTLRDVLLDRRPFFWVEHAVWLWLLLGLCVAAMLFLRARHFAVTERAMQWPDALGLGLFTAGGTQIALNLQQPAIVAVLMGMVTAVFGGVLRDIVCNEIPSAFRDHRPYAICSFAGAWVLVATTQLGLSQELGLLLAAGTATLLRAAALWTGYTLPSWQSGHEEPR
- a CDS encoding VanZ family protein produces the protein MRRAWQALFVALVLIVAWLALTPVPPRELSTGWDKANHLLAFGSLMLVGRLAWPRRWWPMALGLVAYGGAIELLQLLVPGRESEWADLLADSLGIALGELLSPLALRLFKAT
- a CDS encoding TRAP transporter large permease, with product MSGGSVGLWIFVAMLALMALRVPIAAAMFIPGAAGYWLMTSDLALLNLLKGSAVARLSVYDLSVIPLFLLMGQFATQGGLSRALFRAAAAFVGHRRGGLAMAAILASAAFGAVCGSSVATCATITQVAYGEMKKGGYHGRLSTAVLATGGTLGILIPPSVPLVVYAILTEQNIAKLFAAAFVPGLIATAGYLAVIAIYCRLRPELAQPSERQAWPARWKALWGVWPLVAIFVLVFGGIYGGLFSPTEGAAVGAICTFASGALSGELRWEGLKRSFLGTAETSAMVFMIFLGADMMNSALALTQMPARLAEWVGHLQVAPLTIVALILAFYVLLGCVMDELSMMLLTIPVLFPTIMQLDLWGLAAEPKAIWFGVLVLMTVGVGMLAPPVGLNVYVVNGMARDVPMNETYKGVMPFLVSDFLRIVALLFFPALSLYVLKWL
- a CDS encoding TRAP transporter small permease, with translation MIWLRRLALWSALAGCLAGCAVALLTVLSIVGRALWSRPIPGDVELSQFGIALCIALCLPWCQLQRANIIVDFFTQKAPPRVNRVLDAVGSLLLAVMVGLLAWRSAVGAQAVREAGEITMILALPMWLSYATLSPGLALTAVIALVQAAGRMEAR
- a CDS encoding TRAP transporter substrate-binding protein gives rise to the protein MRLMTAKQSLFGLVLGIASSLGLAQEVTLKVHHFWPPGAMPPTRILQPWCDKIAADSANKLKCQIFPAMQLGGSPPQLIDQAKDGVVDIVFTLPGYTAGRFPIMEVFELPFMTNSAEAAARAAWDYYGKYASKEFTGLKPLMFSTHDEGYLHSREKQIKSMADLKGMKLRAPTRQTNKLLASLGATPVSMPLPGVADAVSKGTIDGFALPWEVIPSVKLHEMVKYHTETDPSRPALYSAVFILAMNQAKYDSLSPELKAVIDRNSGAQLSQHAGRIWDESQAVGRKPAMDRGNVFYTVPAAEVDQWIKASHPLYDDWVADMDKRGLPGKQMLQDAQALLAKYKK